A region of the Paracoccaceae bacterium genome:
GCTTGAGGCATTGCACGCCTCGGCCCAACAGGTCGTGGCCGAACATGAGCCGCCACCTGCAGAAAGGCGGACAGAGCCGCTCATCCGGTTCGACCGGCGCCTGCGGCCGCTGATCGGGTCCGGTTCATGACCCTGTACCTGCGCGCCTTCTTTCGGCCCACGGTGCTGCTTGCCTTGGCGCTCATGACCGTGATCGTCATGATGGTGCTGCCGGTCCCCGCATGGTTGCTGGATATCGGTCTTGCGCTGTCCTTCGCGCTGGCCATCCTGATGTTCACCGTCACGCTGTTCATCGAGCGCCCGCTCGATTTTTCGGCCTTCCCGACGATACTGCTCGCGTCGCTGATGCTTCGGCTGTCGCTGAACGTCTCCTCGACCAAGCTGATCATCGGGCAGGGCCACACCGGAACGGATGCGGCGGGCGAGGTCATCGAGGGCTTTGCGAATTTCATCATGGGCGGGTCCGTGCTGATCGGCGTGGTGATCTTCTGCGTCCTCATGATCGTGAACTTCGTCGTGATCACCAAGGGGGCCGGGCGTATGGCCGAGGTGGGCGCGCGCTTCGCCCTGGACGGGATGCCGGGCAAGCAGCTGGCCATCGACAGCGACATGTCGGCGGGCGCCATCGACCATGCCGAGGCCAAGGCGCGGCGTGAACGCGAACTGGCCGAGACGAACTTCTTCGGCTCGCTCGACGGCGCGTCCAAGTTCGTCAAGGGCGACGCGGTCGCCGGCCTGCTGATCACCCTGCTCAACATCGTCGTTGGTCTCATCATCGGCACGCTGGTGCATGGCATGCCCATGGCTCGCGCGTTTGAGACCTACGCGATCCTGACGGTCGGCGACGGCCTCGTCAGCCAGATCCCGGCCGTGATCATCTCGATCGCCGCCGCCCTGCTCCTGGCACGGGGTGGCGCGACCGGGGCGGCGGACATCTCGTTCTTCGCGCAACTCGGCCGGTATCCCGGTGCATTGGGCACGGTCGCGGTGCTGATGGCGCTGTTCGCGCTGGTTCCGGGACTGCCGTTCGTGCCTTTCATGCTGGGTGCGCTGGCGCTTGGCGCCGCCGCGGCGATGGTCGCGCGCAGGGCCGCCCTGCCCCAGCCTGCAGACACGCCCGAACCCGCCACGACGCGGGGGCGGCCGCTGGGTGACGTGCTCGACTTCGACGACATCCACATCGAGTTTGCGCCCAATCTCGTGGCCATGGTGCTCGATCCGGCGACCGGGCTCGACACGCGCATCGGCAACATGCGGCAGCATGTGGCCGCCGGCTACGGCCTCATCCTTCCGGAAATCCGGTTGACCGATGAACCGATGCTGCCGCCGGGCACCTATCGGATCCGCCTGCAGGGCGTGGAGCGGGTGCGCGACCGGCTGATGCCGGACCGGGTGCTGGTGCTGCTGTCCGACGGAACCCATCCGCCGCCCGGTGAGGATGTGCGCGAACCCGTCTACGGCGCCGCCGCCCGCTGGATACTTCCGGACGATCACGAGGCGGCCGCACTTGCGGGCCTGACCGTTGTGACACCGACCGAAGTTCTCGCGACGCACATGCTCGAGGTCATACGCGGAAATCTTGGCAGACTGCTGACGCTGCGGGGCCTGCGGCGGCTGCTCGACGAATTCGTCAACCTCTCGGACCCGGAGCGCGCGGCGGCGAACAGACGCCTGCTCGACGAACTGATCCCCGAAAAGGTTCCGCTGGACCTGCTGCTTGCCGTCCTGCGGCTGCTCCTGGAAGAACGCGTCTCGATCCGCAACCTGCCCCTGATCCTCGAGGCGGTGGCAGAAGGGCGCGGCCTGGGAGGAGCGGAGGCGGTCTGCGAGCATGTGCGCCAACGGCTCGCCTTCCAGATCGTCGCCGAGTTGAAGCGTGACGACGGCACGATCCCGCTGATCCAGCTCGCGCCCGAATGGGAGCGCAGTTTTGCCGCGCACCAGATCGACGGCGACCGCGGCACGCGTGACGTCGCCCTGCCGCCCGAGGTTTTCGGTCGGCTCGCCGCAGGTATCGCGGACCGGCTGAACCGTGCGGCCGAAACCGGGGTAAGCCCGGCTATCGTCACGTCCACCCTGCGCCGGCGGTTCCTGCGGACGGTGATGGCAGCGAAGGGCCTGTCGGCGCCGGTCCTGTCCTATGACGAGATCGGGGTCGAGGCCCGACCAGCCCTCCTGGGCCAGGTCCCGGCGTGAACGGGATCGCGGCGGACCTCGCGGGCATCGGACAGGCGGCCGCGTGGCCGGCCTTTCTGGTGTTCCTGCGGGTCGGCGCATCCATGGCCCTCCTCCCGGCATTCGGTGAACAGTCAGTACCGGTGCGGATCCGCCTGGCCCTGACGCTGGCCTTCACGCTGGTTTGCGCCCCGGCGATCACGGACCGGCCGCTACCCGCCCCGGGCTTCATGGCGATCGGGGTCGAAGTGGCGGCCGGTCTGGCGGTGGGCGCGGGCCTGCGGCTGATGATCGTGGCGCTGCAGGTGGCCGGAACCATCGCCGCCACCGCGACATCGCTTTCGCAGGTATTCGGCGGGGTCGGCGGCGAACCCCAGCCGGCGATGGCGAACCTGCTGGCAATGGCCGGTCTGGCGCTGGCTGTCAGCGTGGGGCTGCATGTGAACGTTGCGCGGCTCATCATCGGGACATACGAGATTGTACCTGCGGGACAGATGCCCGATGCCGCCGGCATGGCGGCCTGGGGCCTGGCCCGCGTGGCACAGAGCTTCGGGCTGGCCTTCACGCTCGCCGCGCCATTCGTCATCGCGGCGACGGTCTACAATCTGGCACTGGGCGTGATCAACCGCGCGATGCCGCAACTGATGGTCGCCTTTGTCGGCGCGCCCGCGCTGACGCTGGGTGGCCTTGCTCTGCTGGCGGTGGTCGCCCCGCTTCTGCTCTCGGTCTGGCTCGGCGCGATGCAGGATCACCTCGCCACGCCCTTCGGCCAGTCAGGTTCCGCGCCGTGACCGAGGAGAGCGCCGCCGAAAAGGAGTTCGACCCGTCCGAGCAGCGGCTGCGGGAGGCGCGGGAAAAGGGCCAGTTCGCGCGATCACCCGACCTGACGACGGCCGCGGCCTATGCCGGCTTCGCGCTGGCTGCCACAGCGTTCGGCGCGAATGCCGCGCAGCGCCTCGGCGACCTGGGCATGGTCCTGCTGGCGCAGGCCGATCGGCTGGCGCCGTCCCTGTCGCAGGCGGCATCTGCCCCGCTGGGTGGCCTGATCGGCTCCGCCATGCTCGCTGTGGCCCCGATTTTCCTGATACCCGGGGCAGCGGCGGGGCTTGCGCTCGTCGCGCAGCGCGCGGTGGTGGTGACACCCGGAAACCTCGCCCCCCGGCTGGACCGTATTTCCCCTCTGGCCGGCCTGCGCAACAAGTTCGGGCGCCGGGGCCTGTTCGAGTTCGCCAAGAGCACGGCCAAGCTCACCCTGACCTGCGTGATCCTCGGCACCTTCCTGATGGCGGAAGCCGGACGTATCGCCGCAACGGTTTCCTTCGCCCCAGGCATCGCGGCGGCAGAACTGATGCGGCAGCTGGCGGTCTTCCTGTGGCCGGTCTGCATGCTGGCGGCGGCGCTCGGTCTGATCGACTACCTCTGGCAGCGTGCCGATCACCTGCGATCGCACCGCATGTCGCGCAGGGAAATGGCGGACGAGATGAAGAGCGCGGAGGGTGATCCGCACATGAAGGCGCGGCGGCGGCAACGTGGCTATGACATTGCGACAAACCGGATGATCGCCGACGTCGCGACGGCCGACGTCGTCGTTGTGAACCCCACGCATTACGCCGTCGCCCTGAAATGGGATCGTGCCGCACGCCGCGCGCCGGTCTGCGTGGCCAAGGGCGTCGACGAGGTGGCGGCCCGCATCCGCAGCCGCGCGGCCGAGCACGGCGTTCCCCTGCATCGCGATCCGGCCACGGCGCGCGCACTGCATGCAACCGTGGACATCGGTGCGGAGATCCGCCCGGAGCACTATCAGGCGGTCGCCGCGGCCATTCGGTTCGCCGAGGCCATGCGCCGCCGCAACCTGTGGCGACGGACGGCGCCATGACCGACCGTGTCGAACGCCTGGCGATGGTCGCCGATCTTCTGCGCGACCGTGCGCTGTCCGACCTGCGCCTTGCTGCGAAGGCACGGGACAGTTCGCTTGCCGCGCTGGCAGCGCTTGCGCCGACGAAGATCGCAGCCGACGCCGACACCGCGGATCATGTGAATGCGCTGCGCCACCAGACATGGGCCGCCAGGCAACGGACCGAGCTCAACCTCGCGCTTGCCGGCCAGACCGCAGTCTG
Encoded here:
- a CDS encoding flagellar biosynthesis protein FlhA — protein: MTLYLRAFFRPTVLLALALMTVIVMMVLPVPAWLLDIGLALSFALAILMFTVTLFIERPLDFSAFPTILLASLMLRLSLNVSSTKLIIGQGHTGTDAAGEVIEGFANFIMGGSVLIGVVIFCVLMIVNFVVITKGAGRMAEVGARFALDGMPGKQLAIDSDMSAGAIDHAEAKARRERELAETNFFGSLDGASKFVKGDAVAGLLITLLNIVVGLIIGTLVHGMPMARAFETYAILTVGDGLVSQIPAVIISIAAALLLARGGATGAADISFFAQLGRYPGALGTVAVLMALFALVPGLPFVPFMLGALALGAAAAMVARRAALPQPADTPEPATTRGRPLGDVLDFDDIHIEFAPNLVAMVLDPATGLDTRIGNMRQHVAAGYGLILPEIRLTDEPMLPPGTYRIRLQGVERVRDRLMPDRVLVLLSDGTHPPPGEDVREPVYGAAARWILPDDHEAAALAGLTVVTPTEVLATHMLEVIRGNLGRLLTLRGLRRLLDEFVNLSDPERAAANRRLLDELIPEKVPLDLLLAVLRLLLEERVSIRNLPLILEAVAEGRGLGGAEAVCEHVRQRLAFQIVAELKRDDGTIPLIQLAPEWERSFAAHQIDGDRGTRDVALPPEVFGRLAAGIADRLNRAAETGVSPAIVTSTLRRRFLRTVMAAKGLSAPVLSYDEIGVEARPALLGQVPA
- a CDS encoding flagellar biosynthetic protein FliR; the encoded protein is MALLPAFGEQSVPVRIRLALTLAFTLVCAPAITDRPLPAPGFMAIGVEVAAGLAVGAGLRLMIVALQVAGTIAATATSLSQVFGGVGGEPQPAMANLLAMAGLALAVSVGLHVNVARLIIGTYEIVPAGQMPDAAGMAAWGLARVAQSFGLAFTLAAPFVIAATVYNLALGVINRAMPQLMVAFVGAPALTLGGLALLAVVAPLLLSVWLGAMQDHLATPFGQSGSAP
- a CDS encoding flagellar biosynthesis protein FlhB — encoded protein: MTEESAAEKEFDPSEQRLREAREKGQFARSPDLTTAAAYAGFALAATAFGANAAQRLGDLGMVLLAQADRLAPSLSQAASAPLGGLIGSAMLAVAPIFLIPGAAAGLALVAQRAVVVTPGNLAPRLDRISPLAGLRNKFGRRGLFEFAKSTAKLTLTCVILGTFLMAEAGRIAATVSFAPGIAAAELMRQLAVFLWPVCMLAAALGLIDYLWQRADHLRSHRMSRREMADEMKSAEGDPHMKARRRQRGYDIATNRMIADVATADVVVVNPTHYAVALKWDRAARRAPVCVAKGVDEVAARIRSRAAEHGVPLHRDPATARALHATVDIGAEIRPEHYQAVAAAIRFAEAMRRRNLWRRTAP